The genomic window TCAATTGACTTTTCGGCTGTTTTGCCGTGATTCAAGTCTTTCACTTTAACCGTCATTTTATATTCTCCCGGCTGTAACTTGCTCACATCAAAGCCGGCAGTTTCATAATAAGTATGTTCAAAACCAGTGAAGTCATTCTTAACCGATATCACCTGTTTTTTTCCGCCACCAAACAATTTAAAAGATCCCTTCCGTTGAGTCATGGTGTATTCAATGTTAAATGATGTTTCCCCGGTTTCATCCTTCCTCAAATTATATATTTCAAAATATAGATGAACCTGATCGGATTTATTAAAAATTTTGCTTGGGTTAGGGATAACTTCAAACTTTCCGTTTTTAAACACCGATTCGCGTTCAGCATCAAGAATATTAAAAGCTAATTCCAGATCGCTCATGCCAAAGGCTTTGCGATCAATTACCGGCACCTCGATCTCGAAATTATCTCCTCCCCATTTTTTAGTCGAAGGGCGGTTGGCATAAAATACAGAGTGATAGGTACCGGGTTCCAAATCAAGATAAAACCGGTGAATAAAAATGTTTTCCAGAGTTGACTTAAACGAGACCTCCCTGGAGAATTGAGTAATGTTATTCCAGTCAAGATCATAAATTCCGGCGCCATGTTTAAAAACCAACCCATCCATATTTTGCTCATCATTTAAAAGTTGCTGAATGGACAATCCATAATAAAGCTCAACACGAGTTTTATTGTTATCACCTCGAAAATAGGCGATATAGTATGGCATATCTAATTCTTCGGTACCTTTATCCCAGGTATGAGAATCACTGGACATGGCGTTTTTCACCGTCAGATGGCTTTGATCGGCTATTTGGTTCTGGATACTGCTAATCTCCTGCACTGATGTAGCCAAAGTTAATCGATCAAGTTTGGGATCCCAGCCAACTCGATCCTGAACCATACGTATGTTTGGTAAATTGGCAGCAAGCTTCCAATTGTTCCCGGTGGCAAGATAAGTTTCTTTTAGAAAGTGAAAAATAAATTTCTCCCTATCGTCGCGCTTAAAATAATGCCAGGATTCATTGGAGCCAATAGCGGGTGTGATAGCGACCTGGTTAGGGGCGCCGTGACGAATGTAAATAAGACCTTTATCGTTGAATTCTTCATTTTCAAAGTAAGCCGCCGGAAACTTTAAATGACCGGCCTTGTCCGGGTTAGTTGCCCAGCTGCGGACGCCATCGAACCAAAAGCTTTTTTCGGCTAAAATGAGTCTTCTATAATGCTCCATCGCACGAACATTAATAGGAGAAGCCGGTAACGGGTTACGCCTTTTCCAAAATTTTTGAAAAAAGATTTTTTTATCCTCAACCGTTCCTAAATTTCTATAAAGCGCCA from candidate division KSB1 bacterium includes these protein-coding regions:
- a CDS encoding GWxTD domain-containing protein, whose product is MKIEGEYKEAEIVYRQALVFDRKSVEAMLGLGQTAFLKQEWGKIKDWYGKVLEVQPFDSEANYYLGIAYRETGKTKSFQLKKMDFNKSRDFFSLVIDREPAYRDVFYQRGLVERWDGKFENALIWGHKQVEIKPDLVRAEIGLYKSYRLLLKHSNHIRWTDMHQGMWVDYLQGEVSRLNKDFEKAESIFQKILEQHSVNKNLIYLSLVRLNLQQNSLKKASDYFNLALNSLETHFDAEYLFEDSKYISTDQEMALYRNLGTVEDKKIFFQKFWKRRNPLPASPINVRAMEHYRRLILAEKSFWFDGVRSWATNPDKAGHLKFPAAYFENEEFNDKGLIYIRHGAPNQVAITPAIGSNESWHYFKRDDREKFIFHFLKETYLATGNNWKLAANLPNIRMVQDRVGWDPKLDRLTLATSVQEISSIQNQIADQSHLTVKNAMSSDSHTWDKGTEELDMPYYIAYFRGDNNKTRVELYYGLSIQQLLNDEQNMDGLVFKHGAGIYDLDWNNITQFSREVSFKSTLENIFIHRFYLDLEPGTYHSVFYANRPSTKKWGGDNFEIEVPVIDRKAFGMSDLELAFNILDAERESVFKNGKFEVIPNPSKIFNKSDQVHLYFEIYNLRKDETGETSFNIEYTMTQRKGSFKLFGGGKKQVISVKNDFTGFEHTYYETAGFDVSKLQPGEYKMTVKVKDLNHGKTAEKSI